The genomic DNA GATGCCTTCGAAGATGCCTGCGTCGAACAGGCCGTGGCCGTGCGCAACCTCGGCGCCGGTGTGCGCATCAGCATCGGCGAAGACGAAGCCCTCGCCCGAGTGCTTGAGATCGCCGAACGCTTCCACATCCAACACTTCGAGGACTGATCGGAGAGCACCGCTGCGCAGAACACTGTGTTCATCGGTCGGTGAGAGGTGTGCCTAGAGTTCAGCGAGCTCGAGTGCCAACGACACCGCCTGCAGCGTTTCGGCACGGGAGAGGTCGCGGCCGAGCAGCTTCTCGATCTTCGCCAAACGCGCCCGCACCGTATGCCGGTGGACTCCCAACTCGGCGGCAATGCGCTCGCGTGCCCCGGACGCGGCGATGAAGGCCCGCAGAGTCTCCAACAGCTCCTGACCGCCACGCGCCCGAAAGAGTTCGCCGAGAACCCGATCGACGAATCGGTCGGCAGCCTCCTCATCGACCGCCGACAGCAGCGCCCTGACCTCGGAGGCCTCGGTCTCGTGCTGGGTCCGCCACAGCATCCACGTGTGATGGAGCTGACCCAACGGCAGCCTCTTCTCCGCAAGCACGTCCAGGCCGGTGACCTCGGCGGCCCTCGTCACCAGCTCATCGAGTCCGCGTTCCTGTGCTCCGACCACCCCGAGCAGCGAACCGGTGCGGGTGAGCAGGCTCCGACCGACGATATCGGCGATGAGTCGTTCGGCGGAGTCCCCGCGGACACCGCCGAAGATGCGCATCCCCACCGTCGACACCGGGGCCAACCCCGTCACCCTGGTCCACTCCCCACGTGCTTCGTCGTCGCTGAGATCGGCATCGAAGAGCAGCGCGCGGCCGGAGGGAACGGGCAGATCCGCCAACGACATCGCCAACAGCGCCGAGGCGGTCGACAGCAGCAGGGCACGCGTCTTCGGAGATCCGACCGCCTCGGCGGGGGTGAGGATCCACCCGAGCGGATGATCACCCCCGATCGGAACGGCCTCGACGATCCGCGAACCGGTGCGGATCAGACGAGGCCCTGCCGTTGGTTTCAAAGATTCCTCGATGAGTGCCGAACGCACGTCTTCCTCGGCGTCGTCCCCGCTCAACGCCCTGCC from Brevibacterium sp. JSBI002 includes the following:
- a CDS encoding PucR family transcriptional regulator yields the protein MVTLEQIWSRAELALEVIVDSPTAAEQNVTIVHSSELPEVDEWLAGGEVLLTIGVGQDLGGDTVGDYVRRLKAVGVHALGIGLGSDLPWQQVPPMLVAAAQEAGLALFGVPEPVPFVAVVDAFTRMREAETNRELTRASRAARRFATALAGEGPAALVADLAETLEAPVRFVSPTGRALSGDDAEEDVRSALIEESLKPTAGPRLIRTGSRIVEAVPIGGDHPLGWILTPAEAVGSPKTRALLLSTASALLAMSLADLPVPSGRALLFDADLSDDEARGEWTRVTGLAPVSTVGMRIFGGVRGDSAERLIADIVGRSLLTRTGSLLGVVGAQERGLDELVTRAAEVTGLDVLAEKRLPLGQLHHTWMLWRTQHETEASEVRALLSAVDEEAADRFVDRVLGELFRARGGQELLETLRAFIAASGARERIAAELGVHRHTVRARLAKIEKLLGRDLSRAETLQAVSLALELAEL